The sequence TTTATTCATAGCGTTTAATGTGCTTTCGGTCATTTTTCCAAAGTATTCAAACCTTTTTATTACATCAATGTTTGACTGGTATGTTTTGTGGAATGTTGACATCATACCGTTGGACAAACTTATACGAGAGTTCCTTATTATGGCAGGATATGCTATAATGTTTTATACCGCAGGCTATTATATGTTTGACAAGAGAGACTTATAAAAGAGATTTTATAAAAAGGTGAAATGAGACATGGATTTAAAAAAACGCCTTATTTTTTCGAATGCTGCAATTATTGTTATTCCTCTTGGGATAACATTTGTGGCATCTTTTATTTTTATGTTTGTTTTGGCGAGGATACATGATGTCGACCTAAGTTACAATAATGTAAAAAAGCTTACTCAGATACAATACGAGTTTTTTAAAGCAGAGGGGGGATTGCTTAAAAATTCCCCGGAAATAATTTTGGAAAAAGATTTTCAGCAGTATATTACCACAAGACTTGAGAGCATAGAAGCCGACATAGTGGTGCTAAAAGGCCAGGAACGGGTTTTTGAAACTCGCAAGCTCAGTATTATTGAGTTGGAAAGATGTCTTGAAAAAACCGGCGACAACTTGTTTAGAAACATTGTTGAGATTCAGGGCAAATCCCATATGGTAAAAGTAATACCTGTGATATTTAAAAGCGGTGAGGATGGGAAAATTCTTTTGCTTGTGCCCGCCGTAAATGACTGGATGACAACGGAAAAGCTTTTCATATTTTCCGGCGTGGTGTTTGTTCTCAGCTTTATAATAACAAATATAGTCATCATTACTGCTTTTTCAAAGAAAGTTATAACTCCTCTGGGGAAGCTTCAGGCTGCTGCGGGCAAAATAAGCGAAGGCAATCTGGATTTTGAGATTATTGAGGACGGAGATACCCAAATTAGAGAATTGTGCCGCTCCTTTGAGAAAATGAGGCTTAAGCTTGTGGAGGCAAATTATACGCAGAAAAAATATGATGAGAGCAGAAAAATGCTTTTTTCAAGCATATCTCACGATCTTAAAACTCCTATAACTTCAATA comes from Acetivibrio thermocellus ATCC 27405 and encodes:
- a CDS encoding sensor histidine kinase, which encodes MDLKKRLIFSNAAIIVIPLGITFVASFIFMFVLARIHDVDLSYNNVKKLTQIQYEFFKAEGGLLKNSPEIILEKDFQQYITTRLESIEADIVVLKGQERVFETRKLSIIELERCLEKTGDNLFRNIVEIQGKSHMVKVIPVIFKSGEDGKILLLVPAVNDWMTTEKLFIFSGVVFVLSFIITNIVIITAFSKKVITPLGKLQAAAGKISEGNLDFEIIEDGDTQIRELCRSFEKMRLKLVEANYTQKKYDESRKMLFSSISHDLKTPITSIKGYVEGILDGVANTPQKVEKYLRTVHSKAVHMDRMIDDLLLYSRLDMHKVSFNFEKTDVLKYFEDCMYEIDIELEKSNIKVELHNNLRGKRYIMIDRDQVRRVVINIIDNSRKYMDKEQGKIDIFLREATSNVVIEIKDNGAGISESDLPYIFDRFYRADSARDTRKGSGLGLAIAKQIIEGHGGKIWAVSRMGEGTSVMISLKKYEG